Proteins from one Candidatus Omnitrophota bacterium genomic window:
- a CDS encoding CDP-alcohol phosphatidyltransferase family protein has product MALTFANKVTVGRILLVPFFIVATLSMSPESPHLRWMALGLFLAAVISDVIDGYIARTRRQKTRAGAILDPLADKMLLISAFVCLYIQRDYFDDIAFPLWFVVAIISRDVILLVGSMIIQFTTGRLDIQPNRSGKFTAFLQILCVLGIFLQLRFTVVFWYAALIATVVSGIIYIKEGIKTINGTPANPVARP; this is encoded by the coding sequence ATGGCCCTAACCTTCGCTAATAAAGTCACCGTCGGACGGATCCTGCTGGTGCCGTTCTTTATTGTGGCGACGCTGTCCATGTCGCCGGAGAGCCCCCATTTGCGCTGGATGGCTTTGGGGCTTTTTCTGGCGGCTGTGATCTCGGATGTCATCGACGGGTATATCGCCCGCACCCGCCGTCAGAAAACCCGCGCCGGCGCCATTCTCGACCCGCTGGCGGACAAGATGCTGTTGATCAGCGCTTTTGTTTGTTTGTACATCCAGCGGGATTATTTTGACGATATCGCTTTTCCGTTGTGGTTCGTTGTGGCCATCATCAGCCGCGACGTGATCCTGCTTGTCGGCAGCATGATCATCCAGTTCACCACCGGACGTCTGGATATCCAGCCCAACCGTTCGGGCAAGTTCACCGCTTTTTTGCAGATCCTGTGCGTGCTGGGGATATTCCTGCAGCTGCGATTCACCGTCGTGTTCTGGTACGCGGCGCTGATCGCGACCGTGGTGTCCGGCATCATTTACATCAAGGAAGGGATCAAGACCATCAATGGAACTCCCGCAAATCCTGTTGCTCGCCCTTAG
- the plsY gene encoding glycerol-3-phosphate 1-O-acyltransferase PlsY: MELPQILLLALSVLVAYFIGAIPTAYIFGRWLKGIDIREHGSKNVGATNAIRVLGKGPGTVVLAIDILKGVVPTVWVARAFGIHDPMALVMIGLAAVVGHNWTVFLRFKGGKGVATSLGMIIGLAVQIPGVRPVLGLTLAVWLTIFLAFGYVSLASICAATVFPLFTLAFSAPFPIQATAILLCVFIVLRHKANISRLAKGKETRVKLPFYK, encoded by the coding sequence ATGGAACTCCCGCAAATCCTGTTGCTCGCCCTTAGCGTATTGGTCGCTTATTTTATCGGTGCCATCCCGACGGCGTATATTTTCGGCCGCTGGCTTAAAGGCATCGACATCCGCGAGCATGGCTCCAAAAATGTGGGCGCGACCAATGCCATTCGCGTGCTGGGCAAAGGCCCGGGCACCGTGGTTTTGGCTATTGACATTCTCAAAGGTGTAGTCCCGACGGTATGGGTGGCGCGGGCCTTTGGCATCCATGACCCGATGGCCCTGGTGATGATCGGTCTTGCGGCAGTTGTCGGCCACAATTGGACGGTCTTTCTAAGGTTTAAGGGGGGCAAGGGTGTAGCCACCAGTTTAGGCATGATCATAGGCCTGGCTGTGCAGATCCCCGGAGTGCGTCCCGTGCTCGGGCTTACCCTGGCCGTGTGGCTCACGATCTTTTTGGCGTTCGGTTACGTTTCTCTGGCTTCCATCTGTGCCGCGACGGTTTTCCCTCTTTTCACACTGGCCTTTAGCGCGCCGTTCCCGATCCAGGCCACGGCCATCCTGTTGTGCGTCTTCATCGTCCTGCGCCATAAGGCCAACATCTCCCGGCTGGCGAAGGGCAAAGAAACCCGCGTCAAACTTCCTTTCTACAAATAA